In Apteryx mantelli isolate bAptMan1 chromosome 18, bAptMan1.hap1, whole genome shotgun sequence, a single window of DNA contains:
- the PSMA7 gene encoding proteasome subunit alpha type-7: MSYDRAITVFSPDGHLFQVEYAQEAVKKGSTAVGVRGKDIVVLGVEKKSVAKLQDERTVRKICALDDNVCMAFAGLTADARIVINRARVECQSHRLTVEDPVTVEYITRYIASLKQRYTQSNGRRPFGISALIVGFDFDGTPRLYQTDPSGTYHAWKANAIGRGAKSVREFLEKNYTDEAIETDDLTIKLVIKALLEVVQSGGKNIELAVMRRDQPLKILSPEEIEKYVAEIEKEKEENEKKKQKKTS, translated from the exons ATGAGCTACGACCGGGCCATCACGGTCTTCTCGCCGGACGGGCACCTCTTCCAGGTGGAGTACGCCCAGGAGGCGGTGAAGAAGGGCTCCACCGCG GTTGGAGTAAGAGGGAAGGATATTGTTGTTCTTGGTGTGGAAAAGAAGTCTGTGGCAAAACTTCAGGATGAAAGAACTGTACGAAAGATCTGTGCTCTTGATGACAATGTCTGCATGGCTTTTGCAG GGCTTACAGCTGATGCCAGAATAGTTATAAATAGAGCTCGCGTAGAGTGTCAAAGCCATAGACTTACAGTGGAGGATCCTGTCACTGTGGAATACATCACACGTTACATCGCTAGTCTGAAACAG AGATATACTCAAAGCAATGGCCGCAGACCTTTTGGTATCTCTGCTCTTATTGTGGGATTTGACTTTGATGGAACCCCCCGGCTGTATCAGACTGATCCATCTGGTACATACCATGCTTGGAAG GCTAATGCCATTGGCAGAGGAGCCAAATCCGTGCGTGAATTCCTGGAGAAAAACTATACCGATGAAGCCATTGAGACAGACGACCTAACTATTAAACTTGTCATCAAGGCTCTTCTTGAG GTTGTACAGTCTGGTGGGAAAAACATTGAGCTGGCAGTTATGAGACGAGATCAGCCACTGAAG ATTTTAAGCCCTGAAGAAATTGAGAAGTATGTTGctgaaattgaaaaagaaaaggaagaaaatgaaaagaaaaaacagaagaaaacatcatGA